In one window of Gossypium hirsutum isolate 1008001.06 chromosome A01, Gossypium_hirsutum_v2.1, whole genome shotgun sequence DNA:
- the LOC107917350 gene encoding uncharacterized protein, protein MMLRSGKVLEPVPDTSHGHDISHAHDTSQDKEKLGTKAPMEPAQQKSFAVPLPFFGRLVQCRKERDEKDILNTYRKVEINIPLLDAIKQIPRYAKFIKELCTNKRKFLGNEKVSVGENVPPFCNEKYRPNIRTKFADRSVVHLEGVLEGILVKVNELIFPADFYIIDMEDDNSANASDILLGRPFLSTTQTKIDVRSGILTMEFSGEIVKFNVYEAMNRPSMISNVSNIDNIDPLIELHLEYHDKDELQTVFCRSLDFDAIKEL, encoded by the exons ATGATGCTAAGGAGTGGAAAGGTTTTGGAGCCCGTACCTGACACAAGTCACGGCCACGACATTAGTCATGCCCACGATACTAGTCAAGATAAGGAGAAACTTGGCACAAAGGCTCCAATGGAACCGGCACAACAAAAGTCATTTGCAGTACCACTTCCGTTTTTTGGACGTCTTGTCCAATGCAGGAAGGAACGAGACGAGAAGGACATCCTCAACACCTACCGAAAGGTGGAAATCAACATACCTCTTCTCGATGCAATTAAGCAAATTCCAAGATACGCAAAGTTTATAAAAGAGTTATGCACGAATAAAAGGAAATTTTTGggaaatgaaaaggtaagtgtcgGAGAAAATGTTCCGCCGTTCTGCAACGAAAAATACCGCCCAAATAtaaggaccaag TTTGCAGATAGATCTGTGGTGCATCTAGAGGGAGTATTAGAGGGCATTCTTGTCAAGGTAAACGAGCTAATATTTCCTGCAGACTTCTACATTATCGACATGGAGGATGACAATTCGGCCAATGCATCTGACATACTTCTCGGAAGGCCATTTTTGAGTACCACACAAACAAAGATTGACGTAAGAAGTGGGATACTCACTATGGAGTTCAGTGGGgaaatagtaaaattcaatgtCTACGAGGCCATGAACCGTCCTAGCATGATTTCTAATGTTTCTAACATTGATAATATTGATCCTTTAATCGAGTTACATTTGGAATATCATGACAAGGATGAGTTACAAACTGTCTTTTGTAGAAGTTTGGACTTTGATGCCATTAAGGAACTTTAG